A window of Malania oleifera isolate guangnan ecotype guangnan chromosome 2, ASM2987363v1, whole genome shotgun sequence genomic DNA:
ACCAAGGGGCAGTATAATCATTAAATAAGTAAATCAGAATTCTAATAAgaaaattatttatgaaaaaaacaaataaaactgTTATATGTGCCTGGGTCTAACCTGTTGTGGTCGCATTATCTTAGTATCAGGATCATCCAGGGACTCACGCCAGTGTGATAGGTAGCCAGCCATTCGAGGTATTGCAAATAAAACTGGAAAGAACTCCGTGGGGAATCCCATTGCCCTGATCAACAAGTATCTAAGACTCTAGCTATTCTTCACACTCCAGAAAGAATAAATCTATCCTATGCCTACCTATAGATTAAGCCAGAGTAGAAGTCAACATTTGGGTATAGCTTCCTTTTGACAAAATACTCATCTGATAGTGCAGCTTTCTCTAAAGCAACAGCCACCTGCAAATGGCACAGATCACATATACGAAAAGAATAAATGCAGATACAAGTGGGGCCATGAAAGTTCCGTTTTAATCCTTGGTAAAATATCTTGCCAGAAAGTTTTGAGTCGAGCCTACAACTTTTATTATTCAACTATCCAAGATAATGCCTAAAGACAAATCATCGGTTAAAGTGTGTAAAAATATATTGGAGGTAAATTTTGAGCTTTCCAAAGGAACAGTTAAAATCTAGGGACTGGAAAACAACCTCAGTAAGAGGATCACGCCCAACAATGGAAAATACTTCCTCCGCCAATTTCCTTATTACTTTTGCCCTGGGGTCATAATTTTTGTATACACGGTGCCCAAAACCTGACATTTTTCGCTTCCTAGAGGAAAACAGTTGTATAAAAATCCAATCAAAGCAAGGAAAGATATTAAAAAccaacaaataaatattttttaaaacaaatttaaccTGTTTTTAACACCCTCAATGAACTCTGGAATGTTCTCAACAGTTCCAATCTCACCAAGCATCTTAAGCACAGCCTGCCATAACCAAGGGAAAAACAGAGAGGTCGGTCACCTACTGGATGTGCAACAAATGATTCTAGAGGcacaccccaaaaaaaaaaaatacaacacaaaacacaaaaaaaaaaacgaaaaacaaCAACAACCAGGAGTGATCATGgtgaaataatttaaattaattaaggCTGCTTTAAGatgtaaataaaaatacaaaaacaagCGAATGATATTAAATTACCTCATTAGCACCACCATGAAGGGGACCATACAATGCTCCAACAGCTCCAGCTAAAGCAGTGTATACATCCACACCACTGCAAATTAAGTGTGAGATATGCAATGCAAGATTTTAGGACTTTCAATGAGGGGCAGACATGAAGATGGGTACCTGGATGCAAGGTGCCGGGCTGCAGCTGTGGAGCAATTCATTTCATGTTCTGCGTGTAGTATGAAAAGAATATCTAGAACTCTAGCAAGTTGAGGATTGGGTTTATAAGACCTATTGCCTCTGAGATTATGGAACATGATACATTTATATTAGAGAATGACAAAAATTCCAATATGATAGAGAGtagtaattgtttttttttttttttacaaagaagaaaaggaaaagggaatTAAAATGGATATCATTCAGGAGCATCTGATGTCTTCTTACATGTGcgtatgtgtgtgtgttaaaaaaatattaaatctggCTGCCTGGGGAGTAGGGGTGAAGGCGTAATCAGAAAGAGAGAATATAATTCACAAGGAAACTTTATGTCTTCCTGAAGTGCTAAAGGCAAAATAAGCAACATTACATACAATGAATCCAGCAAATACAAGAAATTCTCTGAGTATGAAAGGTTGCTGGATGGAAGAACCGGAGGTCTCCCTGCCATCCTCAAATAACCTGCCGCTGCAATGGTAGGCACCTGATATATGTAGGAAAAGACATTACAATAAATAATCAGCCAGGCCTTACTAAGAATTAGCTGGACAAAAGCACTCAAAACAGGAAAATTTTTTGTTCAAAAAATTAAGTCCCACAAGGTAATTAAATTCAAagaaaacaaagaatgagaaatATGCAAACCTTCCCAAGTATGCGAGCTATTTGTTTATCCCTCACTGCTTTCAACTTGTAGAGATCTTGGCCCTATTTTGACAAAGAAAAGTATGAACAGAACCAAAGAGCACAAAAAGTATATCAAGTGCTGAAGGCTCATTTAATTTCTGTACTCTTAATCAAGAAACAAATAGCACCAATACACTTTAGTGTATACAAATTAAGTTCTCCAcccaaattatattttttaactgGGTTAACAAAATAGTTGATGTAGATTGTAGACTAATACATAAGTAGATGTGGATCTAAAATGCTGAAGTAGGGAAAAATTAAGAGAGTAAAGAAACCAACCATTCAAATGATGATGTTTGTTTTATAGGATTTCTCATCCTCATTGTCTCTTAACAaagttttctttttctataaaaaaaaaaaatggaattcaaatgattTTTCTGAGTAAAGGTAATTTCATTGAAGAGGAAGAAACAAGCAAGAAGCTTGAACCTTCCTATAGTACAAAAATGTCTGATGCCCGGAATTGAGCGATCAAACTTTAAGAAGAAAGAGTACAAAAATtaacccccccaccccccaaaaaaataaaaatctgataaaacatacaTAAACTCCTCCCAATTCAGCGCATAGAGATTTTTATTTAGCTAGCTCCATTGATACAAAGGTGAAAGACATCTTTAATACACCAATGACCCATTGGCGTATTTCTCCCTAAATATCCTTCCATTCCTCTCCTTCCAGATTTCCCAACAGATGGCTGCCGGAATTGCAATTTTGAGGCTCCTAACATAACCCTTAAGTCTAGAAAAGTTCCAAGCACAGGACAATGGAACCAGCTCGTTTGGCATTAACCAATTAAGATACATGCTTTGCCACATATAGGCCCAAATCTTCCTGCTGAAAGGGAAATGTAGAAAAATGTGATCAACACCTTCAGTATCCATCTTGCAAAGAGAACACATTGAGGCCAGCTTCCATCCTCTTTTTTGCAAATTATCAGCCATCATGATTTTGTTTTTACTGCTAGCCAATTAAAGACACTGATCATCGAGGGGATGAAGGTGCTCCACAAAATTTTGATAGGCACCCTTAGTTTTAGCACTTGAATCTTTGTGAGAGAAATATTTGTAAAGACTAGCCACCGAAAAGGTATGAGAGCGGGTAAGTCCCCACAAGCAAGAACCAGATTCCTCTCTGTTTATATGTGAGTCATAAACTATATTAAAAGCTCAACTATATGATTAGCTTCCTCACCCCTAACCTGTCTAACAAAGGATATATCCCAGAACAGATTGTTGTAGAAGATGCACAATACTTCCACCTCTCTAACTTCCTTTCGACTGGCCAAAAGAAAAAGATTCGGGTAGAGTTCTTTCAGAGTCAAAGTTGCATTCCACTTATCCATCCAAATTTTGTTTTGCTCCTGTCTCCAATTTTGATCGCGATGTGATCCCAAATAGTTGTCTTTGGTTTAACAAAATTTTTCCATAAGCCCCAACCTAGACAACTTGAAGGCATAGATGGGAACCAATCAACAAAATTGTACTTGTATTTGATCAAATTACTGATTTCCAAAGAGCCGAATCTTCCTTGCAAAATTGCCATAACCATTTCCCCATTAAAGCTTTGTTCATAAGCTCCAGCTTTTTGATGCCCAGCCCTCCTTgaaaaatggaattcaaatgaaaccCAACCAAATTATCAAAATGATTTGCACAATATACTCTattatctcctctctctctcttgccaTTTCCTTGTAAGATccttctctttttcattttttggtccTTTATTCATTAGTCCATGTAAAATAAGTGTGTCCATATTGGCAATGATGTTAACACCATCTAACATAATTTGGAGGTAATATTCAATTGCTGCATATTAAAGAGTATAGTGCGTAAATCCATAGAATTAAAAGTCAGGTTATAAATTGGGATTATAGGTTATAAACATCATCAACT
This region includes:
- the LOC131148889 gene encoding citrate synthase, glyoxysomal — its product is MMDGVDASLVARGRLAVLSAHLSASIEPLVFSPILETSCVSAQSPDPPPSNLRGSLTIIDERTGKKYQVEVSEEGTLKATDLKKITSGKNDKGLKLYDPGYLNTAPVRSSICYIDGDEGILRYRGYPIEELAESSSFMEVAYLLMYGNLPSESQLADWEFAISQHSAVPQGILDIIQAMPHDAHPMGVLVSAMSALSVFHPDANPALRGQDLYKLKAVRDKQIARILGKVPTIAAAGYLRMAGRPPVLPSSNLSYSENFLYLLDSLGNRSYKPNPQLARVLDILFILHAEHEMNCSTAAARHLASSGVDVYTALAGAVGALYGPLHGGANEAVLKMLGEIGTVENIPEFIEGVKNRKRKMSGFGHRVYKNYDPRAKVIRKLAEEVFSIVGRDPLTEVAVALEKAALSDEYFVKRKLYPNVDFYSGLIYRAMGFPTEFFPVLFAIPRMAGYLSHWRESLDDPDTKIMRPQQVYTGVWLRHYMPLTERMVGKEADRLGEVPVSNATRRRLAGSGV